Proteins from a single region of Hordeum vulgare subsp. vulgare chromosome 6H, MorexV3_pseudomolecules_assembly, whole genome shotgun sequence:
- the LOC123402358 gene encoding probable L-type lectin-domain containing receptor kinase S.7, translated as MPPPPAYHHLLLLLLLLLRLHGAIASATGFTCTKPSTCQSAVIGYVVPNTITYKELISQFSPTTLHDVVAANQLPFNTATKQVIPPKTTLTIPFRCRCTGNGIGQSGLYIAQNKLDDGLATYQPEIVSSKSIADNAANWKGWIPLPCSCDGADVTHFPYIVRSGDSALAIAAKYGVLLSVLLEINNITNHASLYQGQVLDIPLQGKVGEELSSMGRWSRVYYISGYRKRRLGWFNSAAAEQSAHAAAEAVAATKEAAENSHYSPEAAVKRVLVLLLIIIILSLLYFTFYYWKSACESLSSRTNGVIQFYYSDLARATHRFSKESKIGEGQYGTVYKATIKGHEMAVKKLKAEGETKELHRELQTISNTKHTNLVSLKGWCGRLRLIDGKSCWKRQIKVELLLVFEWIPNGNLADHLHNREQVLSWEKRYKIVKGIGSALRYLHHECKPSILHRDIKPDNILLDYHFNAKLADFGLSMITDQNGATVFTIAIGPRRYMDPQLMKEGEFRFNHKSDIYSFGIVLLEIACTGKSRENILHILGGGSGQHVQVDGLADHRLSIFDRTEMARVVVLGLQCSHPDERQRPSMYMAMRFLEEGIELPIASHNRRERL; from the exons atgccgccaccaccagcctaccaccacctcctcctcctcctcctccttctgcttcgccTCCATGGAGCCATTGCATCCGCCACCGGCTTCACCTGCACCAAGCCGAGCACATGCCAGTCCGCCGTGATTGGCTACGTTGTCCCCAACACCATCACCTACAAGGAACTCATTTCCCAATTCAGCCCCACAACCCTCCACGACGTCGTCGCCGCCAACCAACTTCCGTTCAACACCGCAACCAAGCAAGTCATTCCCCCCAAAACAACTTTAACCATCCCCTTTAGGTGCCGCTGCACAGGGAATGGCATCGGCCAATCTGGCCTCTACATCGCCCAAAACAAGTTGGACGACGGCTTGGCAACCTACCAGCCGGAGATCGTCTCTTCCAAGAGCATAGCAGATAATGCTGCCAACTGGAAGGGGTGGATTCCGCTGCCCTGCAGCTGCGACGGCGCTGACGTGACGCATTTTCCTTACATCGTCCGCAGCGGTGACAGCGCCTTGGCAATCGCGGCCAAGTACGGTGTGCTTCTGTCTGTGCTACTGGAGATCAATAATATCACAAACCACGCTAGCCTTTACCAAGGGCAGGTTCTTGATATCCCGCTCCAAG GAAAGGTCGGAGAAGAGCTATCCTCTATGGGCAGATGGTCAAGGGTATATTATATCTCAGGATATAGGAAAAGAAGATTGGGCTGGTTCAATTCCGCTGCTGCAG AACAATCGGCGCATGCGGCAGCAGAAGCGGTGGCTGCGACAAAAGAAGCAGCTGAGAATTCCCATTACTCACCTGAAGCTGCTGTCAAAAGGGTCCTCGTTTTACTCCTCATCATAATCATCCTTTCGTTGTTGTATTTTACATTTTATTACTGGAAAAGTGCATGCGAGTCGCTCTCGTCGCGTACGAATGGCGTTATTCAGTTCTATTACAGCGATTTGGCTCGCGCAACACACAGATTCTCCAAGGAAAGCAAGATTGGAGAGGGTCAGTATGGCACAGTATATAAGGCGACCATAAAGGGCCATGAAATGGCTGTGAAGAAATTGAAGGCCGAGGGTGAGACCAAGGAGTTGCACCGTGAGCTCCAGACAATTAGTAATACGAAGCACACGAATCTAGTCAGTCTGAAAGGTTGGTGTGGCAGACTAAGATTGATTGATGGCAAGAGTTGTTGGAAAAGGCAGATAAAGGTTGAACTCTTGCTTGTATTTGAGTGGATACCTAATGGCAACCTGGCAGACCACCTACACAACAGGGAGCAAGTTCTATCATGGGAGAAAAG GTACAAAATAGTGAAAGGCATAGGGTCGGCACTTCGTTATCTTCATCACGAGTGCAAGCCATCCATCTTGCATAGAGATATCAAACCAGATAATATACTCCTAGATTATCATTTCAATGCCAAGCTTGCTGACTTCGGGCTATCGATGATCACCGACCAAAATGGAGCAACAGTGTTCACAATTGCTATTGGGCCGAGGAGATACATGGATCCACAGTTAATGAAGGAGGGCGAATTTCGTTTCAACCACAAATCGGATATTTACAGCTTCGGAATCGTGCTACTAGAGATTGCATGTACCGGAAAATCAAGGGAGAATATCTTGCACATACTTGGTGGTGGCAGTGGACAACACGTTCAGGTGGATGGTCTTGCTGATCACAGGTTAAGTATCTTCGACCGTACAGAGATGGCGCGCGTGGTTGTCCTTGGCCTCCAGTGTTCTCACCCAGATGAGAGACAGCGACCTTCCATGTATATGGCAATGAGATTCCTCGAGGAAGGCATAGAGTTGCCAATTGCCAGCCACAACAGGAGAGAGCGGCTATAA